The following proteins come from a genomic window of Salvia hispanica cultivar TCC Black 2014 chromosome 4, UniMelb_Shisp_WGS_1.0, whole genome shotgun sequence:
- the LOC125220179 gene encoding 5-OH-xanthotoxin synthase-like: MMSLILLLWSLPIIFILYFQIQKPKNANKLTPPGPPGLPIIGNMLQLDGQFLHMYFQHLAKQYGPIISLKLGIRRVVVISSAEAVKEISKSNDAVFSSRPTLVAMKRLTYNGIEVGFSAYSDSWREMKKISTLHLFSTKQVQSFYPIFMDEVSKTMEKIARDASSSTVVNFSETTTSLLGNIMFRCVFGSIYGGDQGYKKDRFKDLVREIQLIYAGFFVEDYLPWFRWIDSLSGMTAKLEKNFHNMDSFCQELIEEHLNPNRPKSMEGDFIDSLLRIKENGPSSFPLTLNHIKALIVDMVTGGSGTVVSAIVWTMTALMNKPLLMKKLQEEIRQLAGNKDMINKQDIEKLPYLRAVIKEGLRLYPPGPLLVPRETTNKCNINGYEIGGGSMVYFNAWAIGRDPTEWENADEFLPERFLEGQHPELITFGFGRRGCPAMGMAMAEVELALANLVYKFNWELPKEEDIDLECKPGIGMHKKNALRLVAKVVI; the protein is encoded by the exons ATGATGtcacttattttactcttaTGGTCTCTTCCCATAATCTTCATTCTATACTTCCAAATACAAAAACCTAAAAATGCCAACAAACTCACACCACCGGGCCCACCGGGGCTGCCAATCATCGGCAATATGCTCCAACTCGACGGCCAGTTTCTGCACATGTACTTCCAGCACCTCGCTAAGCAATACGGCCCCATCATATCTCTCAAGCTTGGAATCCGGCGCGTCGTTGTGATTTCCTCAGCAGAAGCAGTGAAAGAGATCTCAAAATCAAACGATGCTGTTTTCTCAAGCCGACCTACTCTTGTCGCCATGAAGAGGCTGACGTATAACGGCATAGAAGTCGGGTTTTCGGCCTACAGCGACTCGTGGAGGGAGATGAAGAAGATCTCCACCCTCCATCTCTTTAGCACGAAGCAAGTTCAATCATTTTACCCTATTTTCATGGATGAAGTGAGCAAGACGATGGAGAAGATTGCAAGAGATGCCTCTTCTTCCACCGTCGTCAATTTCAGTGAGACGACGACGTCGCTTTTAGGTAATATCATGTTCAGATGTGTGTTTGGGAGTATTTATGGAGGTGATCAAGGATATAAAAAGGATCGTTTCAAGGATCTTGTTCGCGAAATTCAGCTCATATATGCAGGCTTTTTTGTGGAGGATTACTTGCCTTGGTTTCGATGGATTGATAGCCTCTCTGGAATGACTGCAAAGCTTGAAAAGAATTTTCACAACATGGATTCTTTTTGTCAAGAATTGATTGAAGAGCATTTGAATCCGAATAGGCCTAAATCTATGGAAGGTGACTTCATCGATAGTTTGTTAAGGATTAAAGAAAATGGACCCTCTTCCTTTCCTCTTACATTAAACCATATCAAAGCTCTAATAGTG GATATGGTAACCGGAGGCAGCGGTACGGTTGTAAGTGCGATAGTGTGGACAATGACAGCATTGATGAATAAACCTTTGTTGATGAAGAAGTTGCAAGAGGAGATAAGGCAGTTGGCCGGAAACAAAGATATGATCAATAAACAAGACATAGAGAAACTTCCATATTTGAGGGCGGTTATAAAAGAGGGTTTGAGATTGTATCCACCAGGTCCACTTTTAGTGCCAAGAGAGACTACTAATAAGTGTAACATAAATGGTTATGAAATAGGTGGTGGAAGTATGGTGTATTTCAATGCATGGGCTATTGGAAGAGATCCTACCGAGTGGGAAAATGCGGATGAGTTCTTGCCGGAGAGGTTCTTAGAGGGACAGCATCCGGAGTTGATAACCTTTGGATTCGGACGGAGAGGTTGTCCGGCAATGGGAATGGCGATGGCCGAGGTGGAACTGGCATTGGCAAATCTtgtatacaaatttaattgggAATTGCCTAAGGAAGAGGATATTGATCTCGAGTGTAAGCCTGGAATAGGAATGCATAAGAAGAATGCTCTTCGGCTTGTTGCCAAGGTTGTCATATAA